One genomic window of Sphingobacterium oryzagri includes the following:
- a CDS encoding bestrophin family protein gives MRVYNSKEWFTATVFFHRSDTFRKLYPFLILIALYSYGIAYWELEYLRLSEKSWIKNITIVHSLLGFVLSLLLVFRTNTAYDRWWEARKQWGTLTNVSRTLAYKLDSFLAEDDNVSRSFYRKSIPMYADTLFNFLRSTYTKFMLDEKEHPELRALDDKKHGPNQVAALIFRKTNQLYQENKISGEQFIILNKELESLTDVCGACERIKNTPIPLSYSSFIKKFVIAYSITLPVGYVFSMGYFVVAAVPFIFYVLASLELIGESIEEPFGVDTDDLPIDKIAANIEKHIKEVLQP, from the coding sequence ATGCGCGTCTACAATTCTAAAGAATGGTTTACTGCCACGGTTTTTTTTCACCGGAGCGACACCTTCCGTAAATTATATCCATTCCTTATTCTCATTGCGCTGTATTCTTATGGTATCGCCTACTGGGAATTGGAATACCTTCGACTATCCGAAAAAAGCTGGATAAAAAATATCACGATCGTACACAGCCTGCTGGGCTTTGTTTTGTCACTATTGCTGGTATTCCGAACAAATACCGCTTACGATCGTTGGTGGGAGGCAAGAAAACAATGGGGCACCTTAACCAATGTAAGCCGTACATTGGCCTATAAGCTGGATAGCTTTTTAGCGGAAGACGATAACGTATCACGAAGCTTTTACCGCAAATCCATTCCTATGTATGCCGATACCCTTTTCAACTTTTTACGTTCTACGTATACCAAATTTATGCTGGATGAAAAAGAACATCCCGAATTGCGAGCGCTGGACGATAAAAAACACGGACCTAACCAAGTGGCTGCATTAATCTTTAGAAAAACAAACCAACTTTACCAGGAGAACAAGATATCTGGTGAGCAGTTTATTATCCTAAACAAAGAGTTGGAAAGTCTAACGGATGTGTGTGGCGCCTGCGAACGCATAAAAAACACCCCTATTCCGCTTAGCTACAGCTCATTTATCAAAAAATTCGTGATAGCCTATTCCATTACGCTACCTGTCGGATATGTATTTTCCATGGGATATTTCGTCGTCGCCGCCGTTCCTTTCATCTTCTATGTATTAGCATCGTTAGAGCTTATCGGCGAATCGATTGAAGAACCTTTCGGTGTAGATACGGATGATTTGCCTATAGATAAAATTGCTGCCAATATAGAAAAACATATTAAAGAGGTGTTACAGCCTTAA
- a CDS encoding DUF6624 domain-containing protein, with amino-acid sequence MNYHNLAEEIIAMKNADLELREKLIQQGTLSDGYSEEMASLHNQNAMMLDKIMDKIGFPTIDHVGVEASEAAWLVVQHAIGLPSFMRKCGALLEKAVNESKASSIGLAYLQDRIAVFESKPQLYGTQFDWDANGKLSPNEVDNWIEVNKRRKLIGLNTLEEQLEVMRKRAQNENQTPPTDFKKRKQEMDVWRKNVGWIK; translated from the coding sequence ATGAACTACCACAATCTTGCTGAAGAAATAATAGCAATGAAAAACGCTGACTTGGAACTAAGGGAAAAATTAATTCAACAAGGAACACTTTCTGACGGATATAGCGAGGAAATGGCGTCGTTGCATAATCAAAATGCGATGATGCTAGATAAGATTATGGATAAGATTGGCTTCCCAACTATTGATCATGTTGGTGTAGAAGCCAGTGAGGCAGCTTGGCTGGTCGTACAGCACGCCATAGGACTACCCTCTTTTATGAGAAAATGCGGGGCGTTATTAGAAAAGGCAGTTAATGAGAGTAAAGCGAGTTCAATAGGTCTTGCTTATTTACAAGACCGTATTGCAGTTTTTGAATCCAAACCTCAACTGTACGGAACACAATTCGACTGGGATGCTAACGGAAAATTAAGTCCAAATGAAGTTGACAATTGGATAGAAGTAAATAAAAGAAGGAAATTGATTGGACTTAATACGCTTGAAGAACAACTGGAAGTGATGAGAAAACGCGCGCAAAATGAAAATCAGACCCCTCCTACGGATTTTAAAAAGCGGAAGCAGGAAATGGATGTATGGCGTAAAAACGTCGGTTGGATAAAATAA